Proteins encoded by one window of Hyphomicrobium nitrativorans NL23:
- a CDS encoding M3 family oligoendopeptidase, producing MSPISRAPAFAASAVFQACHAASGVGGTAPAGGASLGIVPEWDLSDLYTGMDDPAVAQDLDRAAAEARRIKESYQGKLAAMASDGAGLADAIAAYEQLSDLMGKLGSFAGLLYAANQADPTRAKFYGDISERLTRIATDLIFAELELNQIDEAALEGAMTVPALQRFKPWLEDLRKEKPYQLDEKLEQLFTEKGQTGRGAFTRLFSETMTGLRFDVEGEPGPMALEATLNLLSDPAEPRRRAAAEALSKVFGANIRLFTLITNTLAKDKEISDRWRGFKDVADSRHLANRVEAPVVEALVESVRAAYPRLSHRYYAMKARWLGMEKLSHWDRNAPLPDKPEQIFTWPEAERIVLEAYGAFAPDMASVAKEFFDKRWIDAPLREGKTQGAFSAATVPSVHPYVLMNFQGKPRDVMTLAHELGHGVHQMLARAQGPLLAPTPLTLAETASVFGEMLTFRALLDRTKSPRERKAMMAGKVEDMLNTVVRQIAFYQFERKVHEARREGELTSEQLNGFWLDVQRESLGPAIDLKPGYEVYWTYIPHFINSPFYVYAYAFGDCLVNSLYGLYQEAHPGFVTKYFDLLKAGGSKHHSELLAPFGLDATDPSFWSKGLKVIEGMIDELEEMDKAVA from the coding sequence ATGTCGCCGATCTCGCGCGCCCCCGCTTTTGCCGCCTCTGCCGTGTTTCAGGCTTGTCACGCTGCGTCGGGTGTGGGCGGGACAGCGCCGGCCGGAGGGGCGAGCCTGGGGATCGTGCCGGAATGGGATCTGTCGGATCTCTATACCGGCATGGACGATCCGGCCGTCGCACAGGATCTCGACCGTGCCGCGGCGGAAGCGCGGCGCATCAAGGAAAGCTATCAGGGCAAGCTAGCCGCTATGGCCAGCGACGGCGCGGGCCTTGCGGACGCCATCGCCGCCTATGAGCAACTCTCCGACCTCATGGGCAAGCTGGGGTCGTTTGCAGGGTTGCTCTATGCGGCCAACCAGGCGGACCCCACGCGCGCCAAGTTCTACGGCGATATTTCCGAGCGCCTGACGCGGATTGCGACAGACCTCATCTTCGCCGAACTCGAACTCAACCAGATCGACGAAGCGGCCCTCGAAGGCGCGATGACCGTACCCGCCCTTCAGCGCTTCAAACCGTGGCTTGAGGATTTGCGGAAGGAAAAGCCGTACCAGCTCGACGAGAAGCTGGAACAGCTCTTCACCGAAAAGGGCCAGACGGGGCGCGGCGCCTTCACGCGCCTTTTCAGCGAAACCATGACAGGCTTGCGCTTCGACGTGGAGGGCGAGCCCGGCCCGATGGCGCTCGAAGCGACACTGAACCTCCTGTCCGATCCGGCCGAGCCGCGCCGCCGTGCGGCGGCCGAGGCGTTGTCGAAGGTTTTTGGCGCCAACATTCGGCTCTTCACGCTGATCACGAACACGCTTGCGAAGGATAAGGAGATTTCCGATCGCTGGCGCGGCTTCAAGGACGTCGCCGACAGCCGTCATCTGGCGAACCGCGTGGAAGCGCCCGTCGTCGAAGCGCTCGTCGAAAGCGTGCGCGCCGCCTATCCGCGGCTTTCGCACCGCTATTACGCGATGAAGGCCCGCTGGCTCGGCATGGAAAAGCTCTCGCACTGGGACCGCAACGCGCCGCTGCCCGATAAGCCTGAGCAGATCTTCACGTGGCCCGAGGCTGAGCGGATCGTGCTCGAAGCCTACGGCGCCTTCGCGCCGGACATGGCGAGCGTCGCCAAGGAATTCTTCGATAAACGCTGGATTGATGCGCCACTGCGCGAGGGCAAGACGCAGGGCGCGTTCTCGGCCGCGACCGTGCCGTCCGTGCACCCCTACGTTCTGATGAACTTCCAGGGCAAACCCCGCGATGTGATGACGCTCGCCCACGAGTTGGGCCACGGCGTGCATCAGATGCTCGCCCGCGCCCAGGGCCCGTTGCTCGCGCCCACGCCGCTGACGCTCGCCGAGACGGCCTCCGTCTTCGGCGAGATGCTGACCTTCCGCGCACTTCTCGACCGGACCAAGAGCCCGCGCGAGAGGAAGGCGATGATGGCCGGCAAGGTCGAGGACATGCTGAACACGGTGGTCCGCCAGATCGCGTTCTACCAGTTCGAGCGCAAGGTGCACGAGGCGCGCCGCGAGGGCGAATTGACGAGCGAGCAGCTCAATGGGTTCTGGCTCGACGTACAGCGCGAGAGCCTCGGCCCGGCCATCGACCTGAAGCCGGGCTACGAGGTCTATTGGACCTACATCCCCCACTTCATCAACTCGCCGTTCTACGTTTACGCCTACGCGTTCGGCGATTGCCTCGTGAATTCGCTCTACGGCCTCTACCAGGAGGCCCACCCCGGCTTTGTTACGAAGTACTTCGATCTCTTGAAGGCCGGCGGCTCCAAGCACCACTCGGAGCTGCTCGCGCCATTCGGCCTCGACGCCACCGACCCCTCGTTCTGGTCCAAGGGCCTCAAGGTCATCGAGGGCATGATCGACGAGTTGGAAGAGATGGATAAGGCCGTGGCCTGA
- a CDS encoding sigma-54-dependent transcriptional regulator, with protein sequence MAKRILIVDDDPAQRRILEETVKRFGFDTRSTHSGEQAVEILEGPDRGSISLVLLDLVMPGMGGMGVLERMKGQAGAPIIVLTANGSVDAAIAAIRLGAVDFVIKPASPERLEVTIQSALKIEALSDEITRIKKKSEGTLTFDDLIIRGEGMQRVIGLGKRAASSTIPVLIEGESGVGKELIARAIQGESERAGRPFVTVNCGAIPENLVESILFGHEKGAFTGAVERRVGKFQEADGGTLFLDEVGELPLEAQVKLLRALQEGEIDPVGAKKPVKVNFRLVSATNRDMIQLVKDGRFREDLYYRLNVFPIWVPPLRNRSEDIADLARHFLARFAAEEGKRLSGFSEDAMKLLMTYDWPGNVRQLENAIFRAVVLADGTTLSVAEFPQIASHVEGFSAEIPPAPAGVEKPAAYTGPALIGAEDTVPQTVEVRPGSGTSALGIPAVTEHGEIRALEDIEADMIRLALGRYRGHMTEVARRLKIGRSTLYRKMQEYGLETRVN encoded by the coding sequence ATGGCCAAGCGTATCCTTATCGTCGACGACGATCCCGCCCAGCGTCGCATTCTCGAAGAGACGGTCAAACGTTTCGGGTTCGACACCCGCTCCACCCATTCCGGCGAGCAGGCCGTCGAAATCCTTGAGGGTCCCGACCGCGGCTCCATCTCTCTCGTGCTTCTCGACCTCGTGATGCCCGGCATGGGCGGCATGGGTGTGCTCGAACGCATGAAGGGCCAGGCAGGCGCACCCATCATCGTGCTCACGGCCAACGGCTCGGTCGATGCAGCCATCGCTGCGATCCGGCTCGGCGCCGTCGATTTCGTGATCAAGCCGGCTTCGCCCGAGCGTCTCGAAGTCACGATCCAGAGCGCGCTCAAGATCGAAGCGCTTTCGGACGAAATCACCCGCATCAAGAAGAAGAGCGAAGGCACACTGACCTTCGACGACCTGATCATTCGCGGCGAAGGGATGCAGCGCGTGATCGGACTTGGAAAGCGGGCGGCTTCGTCCACTATCCCGGTCTTGATCGAAGGCGAGAGCGGTGTCGGCAAAGAGTTGATCGCGCGCGCCATCCAGGGCGAAAGCGAGCGGGCGGGTCGGCCGTTCGTCACCGTCAACTGCGGCGCGATCCCGGAAAACCTCGTCGAAAGCATCCTGTTCGGCCATGAGAAGGGTGCGTTCACGGGTGCCGTCGAAAGGCGCGTCGGCAAGTTCCAGGAGGCCGACGGCGGCACGCTCTTCCTCGACGAGGTGGGCGAGCTTCCGCTCGAAGCGCAGGTGAAGCTCCTGCGCGCGCTTCAGGAAGGCGAGATCGATCCTGTCGGCGCGAAGAAACCCGTGAAGGTCAACTTCCGGCTCGTCTCGGCGACCAACCGCGACATGATCCAGCTCGTGAAGGACGGCCGTTTCCGTGAGGATCTTTACTACCGCCTCAACGTGTTCCCAATCTGGGTGCCGCCGCTGCGCAACCGCTCGGAAGATATCGCCGACCTCGCACGGCATTTCCTTGCCCGCTTTGCCGCCGAGGAAGGCAAGCGTCTCTCGGGCTTCAGCGAAGACGCCATGAAACTTCTCATGACCTACGACTGGCCCGGCAACGTGCGCCAGCTCGAAAACGCCATCTTCCGCGCCGTAGTGCTTGCAGACGGGACCACGCTGTCGGTTGCGGAATTCCCGCAGATTGCGAGCCACGTCGAGGGGTTCTCTGCCGAAATTCCACCGGCCCCGGCGGGCGTGGAGAAGCCTGCCGCCTATACCGGACCGGCTCTCATCGGCGCGGAAGACACCGTCCCGCAGACCGTCGAAGTGCGGCCCGGATCGGGCACTTCCGCGCTCGGCATCCCAGCGGTGACGGAACACGGCGAGATCCGCGCGCTGGAAGATATCGAAGCCGACATGATCCGCCTCGCGCTCGGGCGCTATCGCGGGCACATGACGGAAGTCGCTCGCCGGCTCAAGATCGGCCGTTCCACGCTGTATCGGAAGATGCAGGAGTACGGCCTCGAAACGCGCGTCAACTGA
- a CDS encoding AbrB/MazE/SpoVT family DNA-binding domain-containing protein: MKLEIKKIGNSTGLILPKELLARMGLSQGDEVLVTEGPDKTISIAPHVDDDEETMRIARDVMKEYRSTLKALAK, encoded by the coding sequence ATGAAGCTTGAGATCAAGAAGATCGGCAACTCGACGGGCCTGATCCTGCCGAAGGAGCTGCTCGCCCGCATGGGCCTCTCCCAGGGCGACGAAGTTCTCGTCACCGAAGGGCCGGACAAAACGATTTCGATCGCCCCTCACGTCGACGATGACGAAGAGACGATGCGGATAGCGCGTGATGTGATGAAAGAATATCGGAGCACGCTTAAAGCGCTCGCCAAATGA
- a CDS encoding DMT family transporter, giving the protein MAWLMLIVAGVFEVGWAFSMKQSDGFTRLWPSVITVVLMAISIVLLAAAMRSLPLGTAYTVWTGIGAIGAFLVGIVVLSEPATALRMLAAVLIVSGIVLMKVSSTN; this is encoded by the coding sequence GTGGCGTGGTTAATGTTGATCGTCGCTGGGGTTTTTGAGGTTGGCTGGGCGTTCTCGATGAAGCAGTCGGACGGCTTCACGCGTCTTTGGCCCTCCGTGATCACTGTTGTTCTGATGGCGATAAGTATCGTCCTGCTGGCCGCGGCGATGCGCTCGCTGCCGCTAGGCACCGCCTACACCGTATGGACGGGAATTGGCGCCATCGGCGCTTTTCTTGTCGGGATCGTGGTGTTGAGTGAACCGGCGACCGCGTTGCGCATGCTGGCCGCCGTTTTGATCGTGAGCGGCATCGTGCTCATGAAAGTGTCGAGCACGAACTAG